The proteins below are encoded in one region of Drosophila santomea strain STO CAGO 1482 chromosome 3R, Prin_Dsan_1.1, whole genome shotgun sequence:
- the LOC120452202 gene encoding DNA repair protein XRCC3, with translation MTNFLDQLPKHIREIAEQVNVLAPEEVLTTPKVRFLDTRQQSLHTIVRKCTPDDVRVLKDAAAKWLAEMPQSADSLFKPLVNVRWSRVSFGCSALDRCTGGGVVARGITELCGAAGVGKTQLLLQLCLCVQLPRELGGLDKGVAYICTESAFPARRLLQMSKACEKRHPQMQLNFLGNIFVENHVEAETLLACVINRIPRLMQQHGIGLIIIDSVAAIFRLYTDYLERARHMRRLADALLSYADKYNCAVVCVNQVTSRDGQDEIPCLGLQWAHLGRTRLRVSRVPKQHRMGDQLITVRKLEILYSPETPNDFAEFLITAEGVVNVPEPTVSSPPAKMRRL, from the exons ATGACAAACTTTCTGGATCAGTTGCCTAAGCATATCAGGGAAATCGCGGAGCAGG TTAATGTTCTGGCGCCGGAGGAGGTGCTGACCACCCCGAAGGTGCGATTCCTGGACACCCGTCAGCAATCGCTGCACACAATCGTGCGGAAATGCACTCCGGATGATGTAAGGGTGCTCAAGGATGCGGCGGCCAAGTGGCTGGCAGAGATGCCCCAGTCAG CTGATTCCCTCTTCAAGCCGCTTGTGAATGTCAGATGGTCCCGGGTGTCGTTCGGATGTTCCGCTTTAGATCGCTGCACGGGCGGCGGAGTGGTCGCTCGTGGAATTACGGAACTCTGTGGAGCAGCCGGCGTGGGCAAGACCCAGTTGCTCCTTCAGCTGTGCTTATGCGTCCAGCTACCCCGTGAGCTGGGAGGCTTGGACAAGGGCGTGGCCTACATATGCACGGAGAGCGCCTTTCCGGCGCGAAGATTGCTGCAGATGAGCAAAGCCTGCGAGAAGAGGCATCCGCAAATGCAGCTTAACTTTCTGGGAAACATCTTTGTGGAAAATCATGTTGAGGCG GAAACCCTCCTGGCGTGCGTTATAAACCGCATTCCGCGTCTGATGCAACAACATGGCATTGGCCTGATCATTATTGATTCTGTGGCCGCCATATTCCGGCTGTATACCGATTACTTGGAACGAGCACGACACATGCGTCGGCTGGCAGACGCTCTTCTCAGCTACGCGGATAAGTACAACTGCGCCGTGGTCTGTGTGAATCAGGTGACTTCCAGGGACGGTCAGGATGAGATTCCCTGCTTGGGACTGCAGTGGGCACACCTGGGACGCACTAGACTGCGTGTTTCCCGGGTGCCCAAGCAACACCGCATGGGAGATCAACTGATAACGGTGCGCAAGCTGGAGATCCTTTACTCACCAGAGACCCCTAATGATTTCGCCGAGTTCCTTATTACCGCAGAGGGCGTGGTGAATGTTCCAGAGCCAACTGTCAGCAGCCCACCCGCAAAAATGCGTCGACTGTGA
- the LOC120452203 gene encoding ATP synthase subunit e, mitochondrial, whose amino-acid sequence MSQAPVRVSPLIKFGRWSLLLVGIAYGAAHQSRLSKKEEKVREIEAQQKAVRDAKLAEEKKRSAEAEARALAELSKPTPKH is encoded by the coding sequence ATGTCGCAGGCTCCCGTTCGCGTTTCCCCGCTGATCAAGTTCGGCAGATGGTCCCTGCTCCTGGTGGGCATTGCCTATGGTGCCGCTCACCAGAGCCGCCTGTCCAAGAAGGAGGAGAAGGTTCGCGAGATCGAGGCACAGCAGAAGGCCGTCCGGGATGCGAAGCTCGCCGAGGAGAAGAAGCGCAGCGCGGAGGCTGAGGCCCGTGCTTTGGCCGAGTTGTCGAAACCCACTCCCAAGCACTAG
- the LOC120452197 gene encoding uncharacterized protein LOC120452197 isoform X2 — protein MVNVPPLLCSTPPPIDFGEEDDDSGLQATIHLDEGDEYSNFGLVSSSKEPPPPPDPVEEFREKPPDLLENKQTAEAFNYQVKQTMDYDVFEESAPPTPPPLSLELDDEELEEQVPSLKLDSLSLYSTESVSAASTLSPVAEPSVAAAPAMQTTKANNLVLSHQVMLEDVSDDSDEECSPKKPKELYIREGAVDFFAIEVLATPTQPNGEAFFEENVDPGKEENVENTPQREESFRSLEARAESSSNLEKPLNNQSSGLSNPQSQEESPYEWGESANSDTFPFTNFEATPKDVVHREIVPEIVKADDDDDDFGDFADFSAAEPQLEIKEYSTSALSSSAFEAPSLAIDSPTESKPSEVKTAAPTEESSNLAPTEPDDGFDDFQEFATPANGNGNHGQSEDDDDFGDFAEPVVAAVSVPPPPPPAAVHLSIDERVKPVLEMMFPQSKELDSKNVDNRRPLAQCQRFNFGAIEHAQALDYQWSSSEMRHALVRSLGIDSRNILFGDKWNASMPRFAANLSFDPLKPLKPQSTGAASVLEPISNSTSYQESHVQTLQLEQLDQQLTVVANADKINLVTSNSHTNNNNDDNGDNVDHGAAPVDQLDCMPPVMDLMTHNDHNLTIDLHHSPPLTHFATICNNNNNNNNVNNNLNNPNNNHATMTITINTNLTAHDALLDFRLENAPATTASQTQTRTGPPHGEGSSGNGSGSNSGSNSDGEERHSHSYQPTAVPSPESNHIESTAAASAAAVAAAAATLPTALPADSPAHQLNGGEQLHQQRSEPEQFDLRSTPPGVAAAQEEIVGSSMASYSVPLKETHIYTPSKSDTAVAKTTTLAPIDFDYEMAATGIIIDETVVKKEYRDVEYKPPFGLDSPSKLSGNGAASSFQLPPQTTEDDDFSDFQSMPAPRSRLDTPTFGEQMILSPAILLPQAIPLAKKPAATIEWGDNALASINAEEMARIEELFSSQAKPLTISASVAKKPAAPSTPAPSQPQEDDEWSDFVSVPVTQQQSHQPQQNAIANNNNIVNSNTRKPAAPKEDDWSDFVSSTTPARPAPPQFNSGAWQSANFYNNPLSLYQAQQHQQQTHSNLVPKGSSGSSSSSNNNNVPAIPQQIHIMHDFSTAPVPGGLGVGATYQQQHQRQQFQIGNAKVAPRISLIPDLSFVAPALPTNAGAFMGALPKPSFATKK, from the exons ATGGTGAATGTACCCCCGCTGCTCTGCAGCACACCCCCGCCCATCGATTTTGGGGAGGAAGACGACGATTCCGGTTTACAAGCCACAATCCATTTGGACGAGGGTGACGAATACTCAAATTTTGGCTTAGTCAGCAGCTCGAAAG aaccacctccaccaccagATCCCGTGGAGGAATTTCGAGAAAAGCCACCGGATTTGctggaaaataaacaaaccgCCGAGGCATTCAATTACCAGGTGAAACAGACGATGGATTACGATGTTTTCGAGGAATCAGCACCGCCGACGCCGCCTCCGTTGAGCCTAGAACTGGATGATGAGGAACTGGAGGAGCAGGTGCCCTCCCTTAAGCTGGACAGTCTAAGTCTCTATTCCACGGAAAGCGTTTCCGCCGCCTCCACGCTCTCACCGGTTGCGGAGCCAAGTGTAGCTGCTGCGCCGGCCATGCAAACAACCAAAGCCAACAACCTTGTCCTCAGCCACCAAGTCATGCTGGAGGATGTGTCCGATGACAGCGACGAGGAGTGCTCGCCAAAGAAGCCCAAAGAACTATATATACGCGAGGGAGCTGTCGATTTCTTTGCCATAGAGGTACTGGCCACGCCAACACAACCAAATGGAGAAGCCTTCTTCGAGGAGAATGTGGATCCAGGGAAAGAAGAAAACGTAGAGAATACCCCCCAACGAGAAGAAAGCTTTAGAAGTTTGGAAGCCCGTGCGGAAAGTTCAAGTAACTTAGAAAAGCCTTTGAATAATCAAAGCTCAGGCTTATCAAATCCACAAAGTCAGGAGGAATCCCCTTACGAATGGGGTGAATCAGCAAATAGTGATACATTTCCATTTACAAACTTTGAAGCGACGCCAAAAGACGTAGTACACAGAGAAATTGTTCCCGAAATCGTAAAGGCagacgacgatgatgatgactttGGTGACTTTGCGGATTTCTCAGCGGCTGAACCACAGCTAGAAATCAAGGAATATTCAACGTCAGCTTTATCTAGCTCTGCCTTTGAGGCACCTTCCTTAGCAATCGATTCCCCAACGGAATCGAAACCTTCAGAGGTTAAGACGGCTGCTCCCACAGAAGAATCCTCTAATTTAGCGCCTACGGAACCGGACGATGGCTTCGATGATTTTCAGGAGTTTGCCACGCCCGcgaacggaaacggaaaccaTGGTCAAAgcgaagatgatgatgatttcGGGGACTTTGCGGAGCCCGTAGTGGCTGCTGTTTCCGtacctccgccgccgccgccagcTGCTGTGCACCTAAGCATAGATGAAAGGGTTAAGCCAGTCCTTGAGATGATGTTTCCGCAGTCAAAGGAGCTGGACAGCAAGAATGTGGACAATCGCAGACCTTTGGCGCAGTGTCAGCGATTCAACTTTGGTGCCATAGAGCATGCCCAAGCTCTCGATTACCAATGGAGCAGTTCGGAAATGAGGCATGCCCTCGTTCGATCGCTGGGCATCGATTCAAGGAATATA CTCTTCGGCGACAAGTGGAACGCATCGATGCCCCGTTTTGCTGCCAATCTGAGCTTTGATCCACTGAAGCCGCTGAAACCTCAATCGACCGGCGCCGCAAGCGTCTTGGAGCCCATTTCCAATAGCACCAGCTACCAGG AATCACATGTACAGACATTACAATTGGAACAACTAGACCAACAACTAACGGTGGTGGCTAATGCTGATAAAATAAATCTTGTTACCTCTAACTCCCACaccaataacaacaacgatGATAATGGTGATAACGTCGATCATGGTGCTGCCCCCGTCGATCAACTGGATTGTATGCCACCTGTAATGGATTTGATGACCCATAACGATCACAATTTGACAATCGATTTGCACCACTCTCCACCACTCACACATTTTGCCACCAtctgcaacaacaacaacaacaacaataacgtTAATAACAATCTTAACAATCCAAACAACAATCATGCAACAATGACAATAACAATTAACACAAACCTCACTGCTCACGACGCCTTGCTGGATTTTA GATTGGAAAACGCCCCCGCAACAACGGCGAGCCAAACTCAAACGCGGACTGGCCCGCCTCATGGGGAAGGGTCCTCCGGCAACGGTTCCGGTAGCAATTCCGGCAGCAATTCCGACGGCGAAGAGCGACATAGTCATAGCTACCAGCCAACTGCAGTGCCCAGTCCCGAATCGAACCATATTGAATCCACAGCAgcggcatcagcagcagctgttgctgcagcagcagcgacgcTACCGACTGCTCTACCAGCAGACAGCCCTGCCCACCAACTCAACGGCGGTGAGCAGCTGCATCAGCAGCGGTCGGAACCGGAGCAGTTTGATTTGAGGAGCACTCCACCGGGCGTAGCGGCAGCTCAGGAGGAGATCGTGGGCAGCTCGATGGCCAGCTATTCGGTGCCGCTGAAGGAGACCCACATCTACACACCCTCCAAATCGGATACGGCGGTGGCCAAGACCACCACACTAGCACCCATTGATTTCGACTACGAGATGGCTGCGACGGGCATTATCATCGATGAGACGGTGGTCAAGAAGGAGTATCGCGATGTGGAGTACAAACCACCATTTGGTCTGGATTCGCCCAGCAAACTGAGTGGCAATGGTGCTGCCAGCAGCTTTCAGTTGCCACCACAGACGACCGAAGACGACGACTTCAGTGATTTTCAATCTATGCCGGCGCCCAGGTCACGACTGGATACACCCACTTTTGGCGAACAGATGATCCTCAGTCCGGCTATTCTGCTGCCCCAAGCCATTCCGTTGGCAAAGAAGCCAGCCGCAACTATTGAATGGGGCGACAATGCCCTGGCCAGCATAAATGCCGAGGAAATGGCCAGGATAGAGGAGTTGTTCTCCTCGCAGGCCAAACCGCTCACCATAAGCGCTTCAGTGGCCAAGAAACCAGCAGCGCCTTCCACGCCAGCTCCGTCGCAACCTCAAGAAGACGATGAGTGGTCGGATTTTGTCTCTGTTCCAGTCACCCAACAGCAATCGCATCAACCGCAGCAAAACGCAATCGCtaacaacaataatatcgtCAACAGCAACACTAGGAAACCAGCTGCTCCCAAAGAAGATGATTGGTCGGATTTTGTGAGCAGTACTACGCCTGCTCGACCGGCTCCCCCCCAATTCAATTCCGGTGCCTGGCAGAGCGCTAACTTCTACAACAATCCCCTGAGTTTGTACCAGGcacagcagcatcagcagcaaacCCACAGCAATCTTGTGCCCAaaggcagcagcggcagcagcagcagcagcaataacaacaatgtgCCAGCCATTCCACAGCAAATACACATCATGCACGACTTTTCGACTGCGCCCGTTCCTGGAGGACTGGGTGTGGGTGCCAcctaccagcagcagcatcagcggcagcagttCCAAATCGGCAACGCCAAGGTGGCCCCACGCATCTCCCTCATTCCCGATCTCAGCTTCGTCGCACCGGCCTTGCCCACCAATGCTGGTGCCTTCATGGGTGCGCTTCCCAAACCGAGTTTCGCTACCAAGAAATGA
- the LOC120452197 gene encoding uncharacterized protein LOC120452197 isoform X1, with protein sequence MVNVPPLLCSTPPPIDFGEEDDDSGLQATIHLDEGDEYSNFGLVSSSKEPPPPPDPVEEFREKPPDLLENKQTAEAFNYQVKQTMDYDVFEESAPPTPPPLSLELDDEELEEQVPSLKLDSLSLYSTESVSAASTLSPVAEPSVAAAPAMQTTKANNLVLSHQVMLEDVSDDSDEECSPKKPKELYIREGAVDFFAIEVLATPTQPNGEAFFEENVDPGKEENVENTPQREESFRSLEARAESSSNLEKPLNNQSSGLSNPQSQEESPYEWGESANSDTFPFTNFEATPKDVVHREIVPEIVKADDDDDDFGDFADFSAAEPQLEIKEYSTSALSSSAFEAPSLAIDSPTESKPSEVKTAAPTEESSNLAPTEPDDGFDDFQEFATPANGNGNHGQSEDDDDFGDFAEPVVAAVSVPPPPPPAAVHLSIDERVKPVLEMMFPQSKELDSKNVDNRRPLAQCQRFNFGAIEHAQALDYQWSSSEMRHALVRSLGIDSRNILFGDKWNASMPRFAANLSFDPLKPLKPQSTGAASVLEPISNSTSYQGLENAPATTASQTQTRTGPPHGEGSSGNGSGSNSGSNSDGEERHSHSYQPTAVPSPESNHIESTAAASAAAVAAAAATLPTALPADSPAHQLNGGEQLHQQRSEPEQFDLRSTPPGVAAAQEEIVGSSMASYSVPLKETHIYTPSKSDTAVAKTTTLAPIDFDYEMAATGIIIDETVVKKEYRDVEYKPPFGLDSPSKLSGNGAASSFQLPPQTTEDDDFSDFQSMPAPRSRLDTPTFGEQMILSPAILLPQAIPLAKKPAATIEWGDNALASINAEEMARIEELFSSQAKPLTISASVAKKPAAPSTPAPSQPQEDDEWSDFVSVPVTQQQSHQPQQNAIANNNNIVNSNTRKPAAPKEDDWSDFVSSTTPARPAPPQFNSGAWQSANFYNNPLSLYQAQQHQQQTHSNLVPKGSSGSSSSSNNNNVPAIPQQIHIMHDFSTAPVPGGLGVGATYQQQHQRQQFQIGNAKVAPRISLIPDLSFVAPALPTNAGAFMGALPKPSFATKK encoded by the exons ATGGTGAATGTACCCCCGCTGCTCTGCAGCACACCCCCGCCCATCGATTTTGGGGAGGAAGACGACGATTCCGGTTTACAAGCCACAATCCATTTGGACGAGGGTGACGAATACTCAAATTTTGGCTTAGTCAGCAGCTCGAAAG aaccacctccaccaccagATCCCGTGGAGGAATTTCGAGAAAAGCCACCGGATTTGctggaaaataaacaaaccgCCGAGGCATTCAATTACCAGGTGAAACAGACGATGGATTACGATGTTTTCGAGGAATCAGCACCGCCGACGCCGCCTCCGTTGAGCCTAGAACTGGATGATGAGGAACTGGAGGAGCAGGTGCCCTCCCTTAAGCTGGACAGTCTAAGTCTCTATTCCACGGAAAGCGTTTCCGCCGCCTCCACGCTCTCACCGGTTGCGGAGCCAAGTGTAGCTGCTGCGCCGGCCATGCAAACAACCAAAGCCAACAACCTTGTCCTCAGCCACCAAGTCATGCTGGAGGATGTGTCCGATGACAGCGACGAGGAGTGCTCGCCAAAGAAGCCCAAAGAACTATATATACGCGAGGGAGCTGTCGATTTCTTTGCCATAGAGGTACTGGCCACGCCAACACAACCAAATGGAGAAGCCTTCTTCGAGGAGAATGTGGATCCAGGGAAAGAAGAAAACGTAGAGAATACCCCCCAACGAGAAGAAAGCTTTAGAAGTTTGGAAGCCCGTGCGGAAAGTTCAAGTAACTTAGAAAAGCCTTTGAATAATCAAAGCTCAGGCTTATCAAATCCACAAAGTCAGGAGGAATCCCCTTACGAATGGGGTGAATCAGCAAATAGTGATACATTTCCATTTACAAACTTTGAAGCGACGCCAAAAGACGTAGTACACAGAGAAATTGTTCCCGAAATCGTAAAGGCagacgacgatgatgatgactttGGTGACTTTGCGGATTTCTCAGCGGCTGAACCACAGCTAGAAATCAAGGAATATTCAACGTCAGCTTTATCTAGCTCTGCCTTTGAGGCACCTTCCTTAGCAATCGATTCCCCAACGGAATCGAAACCTTCAGAGGTTAAGACGGCTGCTCCCACAGAAGAATCCTCTAATTTAGCGCCTACGGAACCGGACGATGGCTTCGATGATTTTCAGGAGTTTGCCACGCCCGcgaacggaaacggaaaccaTGGTCAAAgcgaagatgatgatgatttcGGGGACTTTGCGGAGCCCGTAGTGGCTGCTGTTTCCGtacctccgccgccgccgccagcTGCTGTGCACCTAAGCATAGATGAAAGGGTTAAGCCAGTCCTTGAGATGATGTTTCCGCAGTCAAAGGAGCTGGACAGCAAGAATGTGGACAATCGCAGACCTTTGGCGCAGTGTCAGCGATTCAACTTTGGTGCCATAGAGCATGCCCAAGCTCTCGATTACCAATGGAGCAGTTCGGAAATGAGGCATGCCCTCGTTCGATCGCTGGGCATCGATTCAAGGAATATA CTCTTCGGCGACAAGTGGAACGCATCGATGCCCCGTTTTGCTGCCAATCTGAGCTTTGATCCACTGAAGCCGCTGAAACCTCAATCGACCGGCGCCGCAAGCGTCTTGGAGCCCATTTCCAATAGCACCAGCTACCAGG GATTGGAAAACGCCCCCGCAACAACGGCGAGCCAAACTCAAACGCGGACTGGCCCGCCTCATGGGGAAGGGTCCTCCGGCAACGGTTCCGGTAGCAATTCCGGCAGCAATTCCGACGGCGAAGAGCGACATAGTCATAGCTACCAGCCAACTGCAGTGCCCAGTCCCGAATCGAACCATATTGAATCCACAGCAgcggcatcagcagcagctgttgctgcagcagcagcgacgcTACCGACTGCTCTACCAGCAGACAGCCCTGCCCACCAACTCAACGGCGGTGAGCAGCTGCATCAGCAGCGGTCGGAACCGGAGCAGTTTGATTTGAGGAGCACTCCACCGGGCGTAGCGGCAGCTCAGGAGGAGATCGTGGGCAGCTCGATGGCCAGCTATTCGGTGCCGCTGAAGGAGACCCACATCTACACACCCTCCAAATCGGATACGGCGGTGGCCAAGACCACCACACTAGCACCCATTGATTTCGACTACGAGATGGCTGCGACGGGCATTATCATCGATGAGACGGTGGTCAAGAAGGAGTATCGCGATGTGGAGTACAAACCACCATTTGGTCTGGATTCGCCCAGCAAACTGAGTGGCAATGGTGCTGCCAGCAGCTTTCAGTTGCCACCACAGACGACCGAAGACGACGACTTCAGTGATTTTCAATCTATGCCGGCGCCCAGGTCACGACTGGATACACCCACTTTTGGCGAACAGATGATCCTCAGTCCGGCTATTCTGCTGCCCCAAGCCATTCCGTTGGCAAAGAAGCCAGCCGCAACTATTGAATGGGGCGACAATGCCCTGGCCAGCATAAATGCCGAGGAAATGGCCAGGATAGAGGAGTTGTTCTCCTCGCAGGCCAAACCGCTCACCATAAGCGCTTCAGTGGCCAAGAAACCAGCAGCGCCTTCCACGCCAGCTCCGTCGCAACCTCAAGAAGACGATGAGTGGTCGGATTTTGTCTCTGTTCCAGTCACCCAACAGCAATCGCATCAACCGCAGCAAAACGCAATCGCtaacaacaataatatcgtCAACAGCAACACTAGGAAACCAGCTGCTCCCAAAGAAGATGATTGGTCGGATTTTGTGAGCAGTACTACGCCTGCTCGACCGGCTCCCCCCCAATTCAATTCCGGTGCCTGGCAGAGCGCTAACTTCTACAACAATCCCCTGAGTTTGTACCAGGcacagcagcatcagcagcaaacCCACAGCAATCTTGTGCCCAaaggcagcagcggcagcagcagcagcagcaataacaacaatgtgCCAGCCATTCCACAGCAAATACACATCATGCACGACTTTTCGACTGCGCCCGTTCCTGGAGGACTGGGTGTGGGTGCCAcctaccagcagcagcatcagcggcagcagttCCAAATCGGCAACGCCAAGGTGGCCCCACGCATCTCCCTCATTCCCGATCTCAGCTTCGTCGCACCGGCCTTGCCCACCAATGCTGGTGCCTTCATGGGTGCGCTTCCCAAACCGAGTTTCGCTACCAAGAAATGA